TTAAATATAGATTAGACTGCACCCCAAACATGTATTATGAAGCCAAGATTCCAAATAAAAGCCAGTTATTTATTGTAGATGTGAGGTTTTGGGGTGTTGCTGCATTGACACTTGACAATCCAATATATGTtagaatacaaataaaaatggacTTTTCATTCAGATTTTTCATTTGTGATGGAACCAGTGGACAATGTATAGTTAAACCACACCACAAAAACAACACCATGTTTCAAATTTGTTTACATCATACTAATATTGTGATACAGACCCCAAAAAgaccaaacacaaaaacaaacaaaaaaaacctgtaacCAATCTATGACAATATGCtcagtaaaattactaaaacgaGAACAGTCTTTATCCAAGAAGCAGCTGACTCAATCATTTCAACTCTATTCTGTTTTCAACATGCAAAAACCTGCAGCTGTTCCAAGTTCCTGCCTACAGGTTCCATTTTAATGAGTCAGGACAGTTAAACATGGGCCTTCAGTTATTGACTTGTTACAACACTGCAGGGATTTAGTGTAATCTGATCGAGGATAAAGGATGCATTTGTAGGTAACCACTATTTGTAAGTAACTTCCGTAAGGTTAAAATGTTTCATTGAACACCGGAAACACGCCTTCATGTTACACAAAACCTGCCTGACGGCACAAAGATATTAATTTTCATATTACCCaagtatttctttcatttttaatttcaagCTTATATGGTTGTGAAACATTTCTAAAGACTAAAGTGTATATCCTAAGGCTGTGTGAGATGCGCTGAAGCCAGTTTCCAGCATGCTCCATGTGGGTGGAGGGAATGCTGCAATGCAGTACGGCCCGCTGATGGTCAGTCAACTGAATCTCATTACAACATAATGGGCTGGTTCGAAGAGGGGGTTGGTTGGCATTGCTCTGGGCATCCGGGCATTTCGAAGAACTGCGTTCGACTTGGTGAGAAAACCAAATTTGCATCCATTAACAGATCTGTGCGATGAGTATCCAGAACCCCCATGGTTTAGACTTTCTATTCTGCTGATAATAAATCTTAAGGGCCCACACATCACTGCTGTGTGAAGGGTACAGACATGCAAAGGACTCGTGAATTTAAAATGTGCAAGCCTAAAGAGCTCTTATTGGTGCACAAAGCGTGGGTCTTCAAAATGTACTTACGATGGCCACCTCTACCGCGTCCTGGTTTTTGTGGGAGAGGTCACAAAGAACCAACAGCGTGCGATCTTTTGCCAGGCTCCGTGTGGCAGGCATATACCTCAGCTCTGAGCAGACGATCTCCACTGTCGTTCCCTAGAATGCACAGTGCGTACTTAGAAGAATATTTCTACCATTCAAAAGCATTTAAATCTTCCCAAACTTTTGTAAGAAAACACCAACTTAAAGGTGAACACTTACTGTTGGTAGTTTGTCCCTGTTGAATATAAGAGTGATGCGAGCACAGTTCTTGTCCAGATAAATGGAGTTGGGCTCACATTTAGTTTGGAGGGTTGGGGAGGCTTCAGGGCTTGAACAAAACCCCCACTGGTGGCAGGGGGGAGAGAGACACGTCAGGAAGTTGTGCTCCAGGCATTCACGACCTCCTGAACAGGAGTGAGGCTCTCGCTCTGGTGTTCCTGGCAACAGGCACGGCCGCCGGCCACACACCACCTGAGAAAGTGTCATGaacacattgttttatttatataaatgaaaagagaaaaaaaaaaaaaaaaaaaaaaagacgtttttgACATGTTTTCTTCGGGCACTTACCTTGGTGCACTCCACTTTGCCATTGACACATTGACAAGTGTTGCATTCTTCCTCCCAGCGGCTGCCATGCGGGAACTGAAGTCCAGCATAGTGACACGTCTTCCCAATGCCAATGACTGcaccacaacacaaacacaaacaccctAAGACTGGGGCCAATTCTAATTTAGAAGCATATCACTTTCCTGTCTGGAATGATCTAAGTCACATGATGCCAGGTCAATGCTCCTATGAACGATGCCGCCTGCCTTTCATGCCGTTCACTCCTTAGGAAccatattttcagttttgtggCTTTAGATCCAAATCTATTAGCTTTTAGCTCATCTATATGCTAGTGTGCCAAATCACCATATTATGATTTATGAAAGATCATTTgacattcagctttgccattacagaaataaattacattttaaaatatacgaACCAGTTGTTGTATGTTTGTATTTTTACCGTATTTTCTAgaaaataaatgtagcattggTGAGTATAGAAGACTTctctcaaaacatttaaaaaaaaacttaccgactccaaactttggaacagtagtatatacagcactgcttcaagtcgaacgcgcctatcAATTACATGCGATTGCTTCGGAAATTGGCAGgtcgtaaaatcgtgtcgtatatcacctCGTCCGtatgattttcagataaactcactcgtgacgTGTGCGTGGACATGTGATCATctgaccatccgaattcgcaccatGTACACCCGCCTTAGGGttgcaaaaaggaaaaaattTCCAGTAAATTTCGGAAGCATTCCAGAAATGTTGGAAAATTCcaggattttttttacattaacggaaattttccacccctttgcaaccctagtCCCATCTGCTTGCACCAACAAGCACGTTCACAGATGGGAAGTAAATAAACCATTCTGGCTATATTTGAGGCGCTCACTTTGAAATAATAAGCAAAGCACATGATTTCATACGGACTTTAAGGTCCATTTCTCAATATCTGCAAGctgagaaatgaaaagagaatgactgatttaattattgaaaaataatgctTACACTCTTGGCATTGAGGTCCGGTGCGACCGAGTGGGCAGACACATCGGAAGCCATTGATCTCGTCCACACAGGTGGCACCGTATGCACAGGGTGACGACTGGCACTCATCAATGTCTGGTGAAGCAAAGAGAACATGCATTCACATCAATACACCTACTGCCAAGGGCAGAAACGTCAAATGGTTAGGAAAGCTAAAACTGTGATCTGAAATCAATACATAAAGTGTCAGGATACAAGAGACACAAGTAGAGGTATTTTTTCACTGGTTGAATAATTTACCTCCTCTGTCTTTTTGTGAGGCATGGCTAACCTTTGACCCCCGAGGAGGTCAAAGGGCACGGGATGCTCGGTAATCCACCAACACCCACTTTCTATACATCCCTTTTCTTTCCTCCTCAAGATACTCACTGATACGACAGTCGGGTCCAGCAAATCCAGGGGCACATTGACAACGGAACCAGTTCACCCCGTCCACGCAGATTCCTCCATTGTAGCTGCAAGGAGATGAGAGGACAATGAGGTTATCAGCCCAAAGAGACACCTTCGCCCCAGTGATTGACATGATACTTCCAATATACATGCATAGAAGAGGAAAGGCAAGAAAAAGGGGGAAGAAAAGAGTTAAAGAGAGATGGAAGAAGAGGGGTGTGGGATACTGGCACCTTTCAGATGCAAATCCCCACAGTGGCTCCTTGCTGGGGTCCCCACCCCCTTTTCTCCCCCACCTCCCAAATCCCTTGCTCCCAGGTCAGCGATAAAGAAAGGCAGGAGGACAGAGTAGGCTGGGAGAAAAAGAGCCTGTCCATCCCCCCCTCCCCTCACCGCTGGGGGTGCTCTTTTAGGGCCATCGGCTCTATTGTGGTCCCCATTAAAACCAGACCGGGATCTCCTGAGCTGTCGGATTTAGGGGTGATTCAGGGACATCTTCTCCAGGCTTTACAACCAACATCCCCCTTCAAACCCCTCCCCTCAGTGCATCCGCTCGTAGAGAACCAGGGTTAGTGGGGCAGGAACAACAGGGTGGAATAGGGCAGAAGGCCATATAAGAAGGGTTATTCCTAGCCGTCTATGCTGTACAGGGAAGGGGAGGGTCGGCCTTAACAGATCTCCTGGCGTTCCTAGGCAGAATAGagtaaaaaaagaagagaagCAACTGCAGAGCCACATAGGTCTTCTTACCAGGGGTGAGGGTTGCAGTCATTGATGTCTGCAATGAATCACAAGAGAGGAAGAGATAGTTAATGCAAGGCATTTTCGCATCTATCAGATGTACTTTAACACATCTGTGGATCGTGATGTTTGCTTTCAGTGGTATGCAGACATGCACTGGCAGCTAAATAGTGAATTGGGGAATTCACTCACTCTGAGCGCAGGTGGGCCCCTCCCAGCCGTCTTTACAGATGCAGGTGAACGTGTCACCACCACCCACGCATGTTCCTCCATTCAGGCAGGGGCTGGAGGCGCAAGTGCTGTTTTTTGCTGAAGCAGAAAGACGAAATGTAAAGTTGCAGAAAGTATACAAGTGATTCTATAGACTAGTTTAACTCAAATTAGGGTCCAACAATAGCTAAAGGGGTCCGATGAAAATGCAAGTATTGAATCAAATGAACCAGCCACAAAATGAATCGGAAGCCAAAAAAGAAAGATAGAAGACTGACTGTGTACTTTTATTTacattctgtaaaataataatactaattatattaGATGTTTATTAGAAAAGTGTTTGGCGACCGCGCATACACGCACACACTTAAACacatatttaatatgcattttatgtgTGCATATAATTCACAAATGTAtgtgccatttatttatttggaaaatattttgtattcattttctgTATAGGCATTTCAACGGTAAAggacaaattatataaattaagtcAGTAAccataatacaatataaaactaTCTATACAGCATGTATGAAGAGAGTGAGAATGCAGAATTGCAACGTTGACTGTTTTGAGAGGGACTGATTTGACTATATTCATGCAAGCGAGGGGAGTCTATATAGTTTGGAGTTATGAAAGGCGTGTTTGGTTCAAAAAGTCTAAGAAACCCAGCTGTGAATAAACGGAGTATGAAAACTGGACTTTCACAGAGGGCTACTCACCTGTGTTGCATGTACTTCCTCCCCATCCAGGAGGGCAGGCGCAGCGGAAAGTGTCACCGTGGTCATAGCAGGTCCCTCCATTACTGCATGTGGTGGCATCACACTGACTTTCACCTGAAGAcacaaaaaattattcaaattattacCAGTCAGTTCACATATGCAGCTAAACTATAAAATAGGAAAGGggagtattttaacataaaacatgGAGAGGTAACTCACGTGAATGACAGGTCTTTCCTTTCCAGCCATTGGCACATTCACAGTAGAAGTCATTGACAAGGTCCACACAGTGGCCGGCATTCTTACAGGGGCTCCAACTGCACTCGTTCACATCTGAGTGCAGAAATACAAGTGAGAAAGGTAAGATACTGAATGTAAAGAAGATCAAGATGTAGAGGAAGATGAAGACAGACACTCACTGAGGTTGCAGAGTTTACCCTCCCAACCGTCCGGACAGAAGCATTGGAAAGAGCTGATCCCATCGATGCAGGTACCTCCGTTTTGACACGGATTGCTCACACAGTCGTTTACATCTGGGTAGTTGATAAACAACATTTCAATGAACATCAAGATTTTAGGACAAAATGTCCATATACAATGGGGTTCAAAAGAACTAACTGAATTTCAggagtttaaaaatataatataaaaatggaaataaaccATGTTTTcaacaaaattttattaaataaacattatgaatTACGATTCGGCACTATTTTTAGGTCCTTAATCGTAACGTATTGATCATGTGAACTTTGTACAGACTTTGTACCCATCTACTATACAAGGATAAACAAAATGAATGAAGACGTGAAGAAACAAGGACAAACAGGCATCACAGGAATATGATTAAAAAGGGAAAATGGTGAAATAGTAAGTATGACTCACTCTCGTGGCAGTAGGTTCCTGTAAAGCCGAGCTCACAGGTGCAGGTGAAATTGCCGCCCGGCTGGCTGATACAGCGGCCACGAGATCCACACACATTAGAGCTGATGTGTCTCACACCCCCATCGGAGCTGTTACTCGCAACAGCAATTGTACAGCTGTCAATCActgggaaagaaaaaaacaagagaaGCGGGAATAAGATCAGACGGCTGTTAACAAGGTGAACTATTGTGCACTACTGTACAAAAGCAGGTCATCTTTGGCTTTATCATCTGGGTCGGCAGTAGAACAGGAAGGGCAGTACCTTGGCAAGGGGGTTTCTTGCAGTGGTCCTTGCGGTTTTCACAGGTCTTGCCCTCGTAGTCTTCAGGACAGGCGCAGTAGAAGTCACCCGGCAGGCTGTAGCACAAAGCCTTATTCTGACAGGGGTTCGGTTCACAGGGGTTTGGGTGAGACAGACTCTCCACCTTCAAATGAGACCGGGAGCTTGACTTAGTGAATGAGTTAAGCCAGTAGTCTTAAACTATAGATATAAACAGTCAGGTAAGCTGTGGAAGGCTCCCATAAGCCTACAGCTAAAGGAGACAGCACCATTATACTCACACAAGAGACCAATCAAAACAAACTGTGCAGCTAAATTTAGACACCCTTCCGCTCTTACCGAGCATATTCAGCTGGGACGAGGAACACTTTTGCACATCTAGTTCTCCTCCTACCTCGCCTTGGCCTTGTTCTGGTAAATATTCTTAGAAATTAATTTCTAACTAACACAGAAACTCATAATTCTTCAAATttgtctattctattctatactaAAGTGGGTTTAGAAGTGGCTTTTTTGACCACAAGTCAAATCACTGGTCTTCAGTTCACAGCAATCTATCATTTTGCAATTGATCTGAGGTAGACTTAGGACATGTTCACTATTTGTTAACTACGGTCTAGGACAGAAGCAGATGGATGTCTTTACCCATTGCATCATGTTTCTTGCCATGTGTGCCACATTTTTAGGATGCTGTCAAATTCTCTATGGGTCAagagtattataaaaaaaaaatgagtttttatatattttttataaatgaatgtgTTAAATTGACAGCCTAATACAATactattttttaagaaaaaaaatttaagaaaaaaaaagatgagccTTTCAGTGTCCCAACTTCCCATTTTTCCAATGTTTTTCTAGGGTGTTTTGGAATCCTTTTTGGAATGCAAACAACCTCTCTAAAGTACACTTCTTTCCAGCTGCCATGTAAGGTGTTAGTTTGTTATACTACACTGTTCTCCCGAGCTCCAAGACTGCTGAATTTATTGTATTAgggatatatattgtatatactgGAAGCCGAACGCCTGCACAAAGCACTTATTCACAGGCAGTGATGTAAGAGAAGTGTCTGCAAACCAGACTGTATCGAGATACATTAAACTGCTACAGCAGACAGATGTAAGAGATAAACAGCCATCTGTACTGGACCCAAAGAACAAACCCAGCTGGATGTGTATCAAACAGTGGTATGTTTCTTAGTCAAAAGAAAACATATAATTTTAAATACTAATCTAAAGGTTATTATCAAAAGCAAACATATATATTGTGGTAGGTTTGAGCATTTTACTGCATCTGAAATAACATTTTTCTTATgacttttatttcaattaaagagATCTAATCCCAAAGCAAAACATGTCAGATTCTACGTCAATACTTGGCTAAggctttatatatacagtagccTCATGTGGGCCTGCACTGAAAACAGCCCTTCCAGATCAAAAGCTTCCCTAGTATAATCTCACTTTTCCAAGAGACTGCAGACAGTATGGTCTAATGTGAGCGCATGCCACGCCAGGCATGAATAGAACGTGAAAATCAAGGCCTTCTCTTTCCCGGGCTGATGGTTGGCAGGCGGCCAAGAGAAGAGTTGCCTCATTCACTACAACTTATTTTTAGTCTGGACAGTAAGCCGAGACTGGCTCAGGACCAGCTTCCAGCACCTCTATAGAAGTCCATCTTTAGCCAGCCACAAGACTTTAACTGGCTCCAGACCAGTAATAAGGGCCAAATGAAGAAAATATACTCCAGCCCTCCACCCAAACCCTACTCTAGTTACCCTGGCACACCTGTGGTAGAATAGCAGGCTTGATCTGCCTTACACCAAGGCTttaaacatacatacacattaCAAGGAAGTGACGACCAATTTAGCAGTGCCAAATGAGTAAAAAGTATAAATGGTGAAGTGACCATCTGTAGCACTTAATGTCACCAATTAATCAAGACTGAGCCCCTCTGTTTCCATTAAATGTTTAACAAACAGATGAATTCCGACTAATACCCCaatcagaaaacaaaaaacaataaaaccaaaacaaaataaaaacaaaccaaaaccaaacaaaacaaaacaaacaaaaacaaaacaaaacaaaacaaaacaaaacaaaacaaaacaaaacaaaacaaaacaaaacaaccaaaacatctgtgcacaaaataaataaataaataaataaccatcaTGCTGAACAATACTGACaaaaaattattagtaaaaaagcagttttgcaatgtttttaaacaCTATAAACAGATTCTCACCTCACAGAGCATCCCTGCATAGTTTAGCGGACATTCACAAACAAAGCTGTCCAGAATGGCATGGCAGTGGCCGCCGTTTTGACAAGGACCACTGGCACATTTGTTCCTTGAGACTTCACAGTGCAAGCCCACAAAACCTGGAGGACACTGACAGTGGTAACCTCCATGGACCAGCTCCTGCACAgacacaaataaaaatgacactaaataaaacaacacaattaattaaaatgctaatGTAACAAAAGAACTGTAAAGGCTATACCTTGCATGTTGCCCCATTCTGGCACTGTCCATGGCAGCCATTGAGATCTGCAGTCATGGGCAAAGTAAATTAAGCAATTAATGAGTGGCTAAGTGGCGTAAATCAGCACAGTAGTTAGGGACAGTTGAAGACGTGCAATTAATTCAAATAAGATGAGCTTGGTAAGTGCGCTGAGGATGGAAAAGTTAGTACAAATCAACACAAACGTGAGGTATAACCAATAACCCAGCATGCAACAGTAAGTAAAGCCCTAGACAAAATACAGTGTGCAGAAGCCCACAGGATATCAAGTGTCCAAAGAGGAAACCCTGAGTGTCACTAAAGTGTATGCTGTTAAAGACggaggaaaggagaggagaggagcatGAGGAGATACTGACTGATGTCACAGTTCTGTCCGGCCCATCCTTGAAAGCAGTCACAGTGATATCCACCAATCATGTTTTTGCAAGAGTGAGCATTTACACAAGGCTTCCCCATACACTCATTTGCATCTGAAAGTGAGGGAAAGAAAGAATTGGGAGATTTTGTGGACAAATGGTAGATTGGGACATTGGAAGTGTAGAGTAGCAGGAGAAGAGCAGAGAAATCTGAGATCTTGTTGTGTAACTCCACCACCATTACGTCCATAGAACAGGCTGATGGCTTGAAACTCTAACAGTCACAATGATGCCAGTCTGCTTGACTTCCTGATCAATGACCAATGACCAttacacagccaaaaaaaaaaaaaactaaaccaacaaATCTAATCTtctttgaatatgttttaaaatgcaatttaattctGTAATgcatgctgaattttcagcagccattactccagtcttcattgtcacatgatcctttagaaatcattttgatTTGCTAAAGAAATATTTCTATAATCTACGTTGAAATCTAAATAAAGTTTAgaagaataaaaacaaataaatattttgtaaatgccTTTACCGATGCTCCTGATCAAATTAATGAATACTTactattaatatataaacaatatatatatatatatatatatatatatatatatatatatatatatatatatatatatatatatatatatatatatatatatatatatatatatatatatatacatacatataaacaatatgtatatatatatatatatatatatatatatatatacatacatataaacaatatgtatatatatgtatatatatatatatatatgtatatatatatgtatatatatatatatgtatatatatatatatgtatatatatatatatatatatatatatatatatatatatatatatatatatatataaaaacgttttaaaaaaaagtttaaatacttttactggaaaacaagacaaaaaggaTCAAgaatttgttttgtaaaattaagGGTCCACTCGTATCACCCCTCCTTCTTCTCCCCTCCCTCCACTATTAGCCTGCAGCAGGTGACTAATCAGTTCAGGGGGCTTAGCCATGAAAAAACTATTCAAATATTCATCAGGGGCCCCTAGTGAGGTGTGCTTCACTCCCCTGCACACCTGTCCTCCTGGAAACACGACTCCCCACCATGCTCAGGCCTGGCTCTTGTGAGTGAAACCCAAGCTGGAGGCTAAGGTTCGAAGTGTAAGATGAGCAGCCCGACTCCTGTTCCTACCCTACGCTTGTTTACAGGTCACAATCCACTTCCTTCACATTCAGCACTTCCCCTAACAAGGGCTGCACACCATTGTGAGCAATAGAATGATAGAAACTCCTGTGGCACCTGCAATGGGCCATTTGATCTAGTGTTAGAACAAGTTCTAAGGCTGTCTCTCCTTTTTACATGTGCACATATGGCTGTCTTACAGTCAACAAAGATCAGGTTGCCACTACAAGTTCTTCATGCAGACTAATCAAATCACTTGTTTTAAGTCTTGCTTTGCCTAAAACACATGCAGGCTTGCAAAATTCATGCGATTTAGATGCAAAAATGAGTAATATGGATGATCGAACGAACAGTGTGTGCATTAAAAAACTCAAACAACCCGGAATGCTATAGTTCAAAACACGACTGCAATACAGGAGGATCTCAATCTTACCGATTTGACACGTCTTCCCAACCCACTGAGGAGGGCAGACACACTCAAAGCCATTTTCCAGGTCAATACATGTTCCGCCTTGCGCACACGGGCTGGAGGCACATTCATCCATGTCTGCCGCATCAACACAAAATCATGTTACTCTCCGCAGATATGAAAAACACATCTAaaattgtgctttaaaaaaaacatgctgagaAACAGTTTGCATAAAAAAAGCTATTACAGGTGTAACATTCCTTACTGTTATGGAAATTTTCAGTTTTATGGATATAAACATTCAAACTGGACAATTTTACACCCAGCATGTGTGTGCAGGCTCTCTTCAccgcccaccacacacacactgcagataCACATGCTAGAGAAAGGATCAGTTACATTGATTAAAAATGATTCAAAGTAGGGCAATGCATTATGATGTATACAGTGCAATGGAAATGTGTTAACATGTCTCCTTTATTGTTTATATACTGTGACATTCACTGAATTTTAAAGAAAATCCAACAAAGCAGAAAACTATACCCTGCAATCCAATATCAATAAATGTGATTGGTTTTGATGATGCATTGCTTCCGGTGTCATCAAGGTAGGTCCCAATTAggttaaataataaacaattcaAATGATGTACAGTCACACGAGTGTATGTATAGGGTTATTTCACGATGGCTTCACACACatccattcatattttttttatatattattgtttttaacttGTTACTCTACACAATGTGAAGCTGTGTTTCTCTGCTTTGCATCATTACAAAAATGATGTAATgatgcattatatataatataatataaatggcgGTTAAATGGCTATGAGGAAAGGGCAGGGGAGAGTGTCAGTGTGCTCATCAGAGAGAGCAAAGGCTTTCCTTTATGAAAGTAACACGATTAATTTGATATAATCCAGGTCGTCAGATTAGCTGCTATTAGAGCACAAAGCGTTAGTTTTAATACAAGCACAAAAGCACAAAGAATGAAGCAGCAGCCATTTGAAATTTGAAAGAAAATAGGAGGAAACAAAAACAAGAGAAATTCCTCCCTCCTTTTCTTCTTGCTTTAGTCTTATACATATATTGTGGTGAATGGGGTGGAGTGGGGTGTGTAAAAGGGTCAGACAAGCAAGTGAATGAAAGAGGTGGGGGAAAAAACCTTTATGGGCGAAATGGTGGTGGTGGTTGGGGGGGGGTGAATGTCCAAATTCCAGCAGGGGACCCTGGAGTGGGGTGTGTAAAAGGGTCAGACAAGCAAGTGAATGAAAGAGGTGGGGGAAAAAACCTTTATGGGCGAAATGGTGGTGGTGgttggggggggggtgaatgTCCAAATTCCAGCAGGGGACCCTGCTGTTGCTATGGCGATGGAAAAACAGACCCATATGTGTGGTGGATGAGACTGAGGAGGTAGGATGTGGAGCGAGTGATAAAGAGTGTGAGAAATACCAAACATTAAAACACTGGGCATCCAGGAGGTAAGAAACACATTTGCAGTCGATCAAACATGAGCTCTGTGGTGCTAAAGTGAGGTGTTTTGTGGAACGGGAGGGGTGGAGAAGGAAGGGTGACCCATGACACACCGCGTTCTCAATTTGTGAAGCCAAATGCTGGTTCAAAGTGCAGACAGATTATGCAAATCCCTCTGTCTCAGTGATGGGTATCGCCATCTAATCCGGGGCCAGTAAGAGCTCAAGCTACGCTCGCCATGCAATGGGACCCCGCTGTGCTTGCAAGATccaagaccagtttcccttccCATATACCTGACACATCCCAGCATGACAAGCAGCCAAGCGGCACACTGGCCTCAGCATCTGGACACATGCTGGGGAAGGGATGGATGTCTGTGCTCTAGTGTAGGTCTGTAAATAGGTCTTCAGACTGAACAA
The genomic region above belongs to Carassius carassius chromosome 18, fCarCar2.1, whole genome shotgun sequence and contains:
- the LOC132092549 gene encoding protein jagged-2-like isoform X2, which codes for MRNCIWIRNWLPIACLLLTIWTKVSQSSGYFELQLIAVENVNGELWDGECCDGTRNSKDQRCARDECDTYFKVCLKEYQSEVITTGPCTFGSGSTDVLGGNIISFKTAKNNPSKTSDVGKIIIPFHFAWPRSYTLILEAWDWDNSTQNYGEENLIERHIHASMVNPGDHWQSIRHPGIRAHIEYRIRVRCDENYYGSKCNKQCRPRDDYFGHYRCDPSGNIVCLDGWMGEDCRTAICKQGCNLIHGGCTVPGECTCSYGWQGQFCDECLPYPGCLHGTCVKPWQCSCEKNWGGLLCNKDLNYCGTHHPCVNGGTCMNSEPDEYNCACPEGYSGKNCEIAEHACVSNPCANGGTCHEVPTGFECQCPPGWEGPTCAKDMDECASSPCAQGGTCIDLENGFECVCPPQWVGKTCQIDLNGCHGQCQNGATCKELVHGGYHCQCPPGFVGLHCEVSRNKCASGPCQNGGHCHAILDSFVCECPLNYAGMLCEVESLSHPNPCEPNPCQNKALCYSLPGDFYCACPEDYEGKTCENRKDHCKKPPCQVIDSCTIAVASNSSDGGVRHISSNVCGSRGRCISQPGGNFTCTCELGFTGTYCHENVNDCVSNPCQNGGTCIDGISSFQCFCPDGWEGKLCNLNVNECSWSPCKNAGHCVDLVNDFYCECANGWKGKTCHSRESQCDATTCSNGGTCYDHGDTFRCACPPGWGGSTCNTAKNSTCASSPCLNGGTCVGGGDTFTCICKDGWEGPTCAQNINDCNPHPCYNGGICVDGVNWFRCQCAPGFAGPDCRINIDECQSSPCAYGATCVDEINGFRCVCPLGRTGPQCQEFIGIGKTCHYAGLQFPHGSRWEEECNTCQCVNGKVECTKVVCGRRPCLLPGTPEREPHSCSGGRECLEHNFLTCLSPPCHQWGFCSSPEASPTLQTKCEPNSIYLDKNCARITLIFNRDKLPTGTTVEIVCSELRYMPATRSLAKDRTLLVLCDLSHKNQDAVEVAISFQPDEQPNHSQIQEAASTIVSMLSKRHNSTVMLAVIEVKVEMPVMSQPVDYLVPVLCVVLCVLLVFCVIVCVWWTRKRRKERERRERVPTEESVNNQWEPLRPVTRPLHKDNRDAQYERTKLMGSPDRTCTSGEDEDEMEEEELELVEEWCGTEGGKRPIQKYSKPAARTKNGLICTTQSSGSGSCSSPSLKAPYWTGFSPKDNNCKNVNNATTGQEHKEHCV
- the LOC132092549 gene encoding protein jagged-2-like isoform X1 — its product is MRNCIWIRNWLPIACLLLTIWTKVSQSSGYFELQLIAVENVNGELWDGECCDGTRNSKDQRCARDECDTYFKVCLKEYQSEVITTGPCTFGSGSTDVLGGNIISFKTAKNNPSKTSDVGKIIIPFHFAWPRSYTLILEAWDWDNSTQNYGEENLIERHIHASMVNPGDHWQSIRHPGIRAHIEYRIRVRCDENYYGSKCNKQCRPRDDYFGHYRCDPSGNIVCLDGWMGEDCRTAICKQGCNLIHGGCTVPGECTCSYGWQGQFCDECLPYPGCLHGTCVKPWQCSCEKNWGGLLCNKDLNYCGTHHPCVNGGTCMNSEPDEYNCACPEGYSGKNCEIAEHACVSNPCANGGTCHEVPTGFECQCPPGWEGPTCAKDMDECASSPCAQGGTCIDLENGFECVCPPQWVGKTCQIDANECMGKPCVNAHSCKNMIGGYHCDCFQGWAGQNCDINLNGCHGQCQNGATCKELVHGGYHCQCPPGFVGLHCEVSRNKCASGPCQNGGHCHAILDSFVCECPLNYAGMLCEVESLSHPNPCEPNPCQNKALCYSLPGDFYCACPEDYEGKTCENRKDHCKKPPCQVIDSCTIAVASNSSDGGVRHISSNVCGSRGRCISQPGGNFTCTCELGFTGTYCHENVNDCVSNPCQNGGTCIDGISSFQCFCPDGWEGKLCNLNVNECSWSPCKNAGHCVDLVNDFYCECANGWKGKTCHSRESQCDATTCSNGGTCYDHGDTFRCACPPGWGGSTCNTAKNSTCASSPCLNGGTCVGGGDTFTCICKDGWEGPTCAQNINDCNPHPCYNGGICVDGVNWFRCQCAPGFAGPDCRINIDECQSSPCAYGATCVDEINGFRCVCPLGRTGPQCQEFIGIGKTCHYAGLQFPHGSRWEEECNTCQCVNGKVECTKVVCGRRPCLLPGTPEREPHSCSGGRECLEHNFLTCLSPPCHQWGFCSSPEASPTLQTKCEPNSIYLDKNCARITLIFNRDKLPTGTTVEIVCSELRYMPATRSLAKDRTLLVLCDLSHKNQDAVEVAISFQPDEQPNHSQIQEAASTIVSMLSKRHNSTVMLAVIEVKVEMPVMSQPVDYLVPVLCVVLCVLLVFCVIVCVWWTRKRRKERERRERVPTEESVNNQWEPLRPVTRPLHKDNRDAQYERTKLMGSPDRTCTSGEDEDEMEEEELELVEEWCGTEGGKRPIQKYSKPAARTKNGLICTTQSSGSGSCSSPSLKAPYWTGFSPKDNNCKNVNNATTGQEHKEHCV